Proteins co-encoded in one Pocillopora verrucosa isolate sample1 chromosome 1, ASM3666991v2, whole genome shotgun sequence genomic window:
- the LOC131771625 gene encoding probable serine incorporator: MGAALQTLGVAEVASEVACCAGSAACSLFCKKKVGGIRSRLYFTVFLLLGTVLCLVMLSPNMRLYLDKIPFLCTRLASKRTCDNFVGYGAVYRVSIAMSMFFLLFSFLTYNVHSKKKFRARIHNGFWYIKLSLLVLIIGFVFYLPSSELISKIWMYIGLTGGFMFILIQIILVIDFGHSWSVSWAEKMDTLDTKCWYFSLAFSTALVYSISVTAAVMFYLFFTNPDDISQCKANTFYISFNVGHCALATIISVLPRIQEETTGAGLLQSSVITIYTMYLTWNTLSSQPDSKCNPLGAVILEYDKVSGVNGQAIFGALLMFALLAFACTVRASTSQLGKLGLSLSDNPEYLRKSVEINTKQRKQENIPDEDGKGAEELESEDVAYSYSFFHFVLFLASLHVMMVMTNWHSPDENVDFKKMIKNWAAVWVQMASSYICCLVYIWTLVAPLIRRTWGHYLGLDFEPARQPSARRASAARLKDDFMKTKERLKTSEIVVDRNRDKRELEQSRQARKRRLQEAIKSNQGNETDVGVGEASKAKGKTEHQSDNDPLCSGDKNRDSSPSERTVEKQKDKSKLTPTSSAESSLLPDASMYDRKRSCSSDRTSEEQIRLPNPSMPVRIQIDHPFEKITQESVFSNSVKEPEVSKEILRLQERILRFQAKIVKIQHKILSIQETGEVTIPRTENVTKRG, translated from the coding sequence ATGGGAGCAGCTCTACAGACTCTGGGCGTAGCGGAAGTAGCGAGTGAAGTCGCTTGTTGCGCAGGCTCAGCAGCGTgcagtttattttgtaaaaagaaagTCGGTGGTATTAGATCAAGGCTATACTTCACCGTGTTTCTTCTCCTTGGTACAGTTCTTTGCCTCGTAATGCTCTCCCCGAATATGCGACTATATCTGGACAAAATTCCTTTCCTCTGCACGAGACTCGCGTCTAAACGAACTTGCGACAATTTCGTGGGCTACGGAGCAGTTTACAGAGTTTCAATCGCCATGTCTATGTTTTTTCTATTATTCTCATTCCTCACTTACAACGTGCACTCTAAGAAAAAATTCCGCGCTAGGATCCACAATGGTTTCTGGTACATCAAACTCTCCCTGTTGGTTTTGATAATAGGATTCGTATTTTATCTACCGAGTTCGGAGCTTATCAGCAAGATATGGATGTATATTGGACTTACAGGTGGATTTATGTTCATTCTCATTCAAATTATTCTCGTCATCGACTTTGGTCATTCGTGGAGTGTATCTTGGGCAGAGAAAATGGACACCCTTGACACGAAATGCTGGTACTTCTCACTAGCCTTTTCAACCGCTTTAGTGTATTCGATTTCTGTCACGGCGGCTGTGatgttttatcttttcttcACCAACCCGGACGATATATCACAGTGTAAAGCGAATActttttatatcagttttaacGTAGGACATTGTGCGCTGGCTACAATAATTTCTGTGCTTCCGCGAATTCAGGAAGAAACAACAGGAGCTGGTCTCCTGCAGTCTTCAGTCATTACAATATACACCATGTATCTTACATGGAATACCCTTTCATCTCAACCAGACTCAAAATGCAATCCACTTGGCGCGGTTATACTGGAATATGACAAGGTATCTGGTGTGAATGGGCAAGCGATCTTTGGCGCGCTTTTGATGTTTGCCTTATTAGCGTTTGCGTGCACTGTCCGCGCCAGCACTTCACAGCTTGGGAAACTGGGACTCTCTTTATCTGACAATCCCGAATACTTGCGAAAAAGTGTCGAAATAAACACGAAGCAACGAAAACAAGAGAACATACCTGATGAGGATGGTAAAGGAGCCGAGGAACTTGAAAGCGAAGATGTCGCTTATAGTTAttctttctttcactttgttCTTTTCCTAGCATCTTTACATGTCATGATGGTAATGACGAACTGGCACAGTCCAGATGAAAACGttgattttaagaaaatgataaagaatTGGGCAGCAGTCTGGGTGCAAATGGCATCGAGTTATATTTGTTGTCTGGTGTATATATGGACTCTAGTAGCGCCCTTAATACGAAGGACGTGGGGCCATTATCTGGGGTTGGACTTTGAACCTGCCAGACAGCCGAGCGCAAGAAGAGCTAGCGCTGCACGGCTTAAAGACGATTTCATGAAGACAAAGGAAAGATTAAAAACATCTGAAATCGTGGTTGATAGGAATAGAGACAAACGAGAGCTTGAGCAAAGCCGGCAAGCTAGGAAAAGGAGGCTTCAAGAAGCGATAAAAAGCAATCAAGGTAATGAAACAGACGTCGGTGTGGGCGAAGCAAGTAAAGCTAAAGGCAAAACGGAACACCAAAGTGATAATGACCCTCTCTGTTCGGGTGATAAAAACCGTGACAGCAGTCCTAGTGAAAGGACagtcgaaaaacaaaaagataaatccAAACTCACACCAACTTCGTCGGCCGAGAGTTCACTTTTGCCCGATGCGTCGATGTATGATCGGAAAAGGTCGTGCTCCTCTGATAGAACTTCGGAAGAACAAATAAGGCTTCCCAATCCTTCTATGCCAGTGCGAATACAAATCGACCATCCATTCGAAAAGATTACCCAAGAAAGTGTTTTCAGCAACAGCGTCAAAGAACCTGAAGTTTCCAAGGAAATTCTCAGATTACAAGAAAGAATTCTTAGATTTCAGGCGAAGATTGTGAAAATCCAGCATAAAATATTATCCATACAGGAAACAGGTGAAGTTACTATTCCAAGAACAGAAAATGTTACGAAAAGAGGATAG
- the LOC131771677 gene encoding serine incorporator 1-like isoform X1, which translates to MKDNSKDEPNGDQSVCFLCCACGGHRRETMTRVNYTLFLLLVTVLCFVLSAPRMRDKLNAIPHFCNEMVDSKSCDNLVGYTAVYRVCFGTALFYLCFSMMTLNVKSVEEIRARIHNGFWYIKFLLLIALITSSLLIPQSLSFNRVWMYFGLVGGFLFILIQLVVLVDMSHSWSETWVEKMEEASTPCRSRCWYLCFLSCTGMLFILSMVAVILFYKFFVRDAECKTNLFFVSFSLCQCVAATVISVLPKVQEAQSGTGLFQASVVIAYTTYLTWSALSHEPDDLCNPPGYVISGYDQTTGLSLQGIFSSLFVFVMLVYASLSTAMSASNLNRWRIHYKDLETRANNLATKKSDDVESVVKEDDHVAYNYSLFHFAMSLASLHIMMTLTNWYSPSPATNLRQLQRSWPAVWIKMGSSSACLCLYIWALLAPVLRPMFQNYVDGEEKESEEKSDAVSTLPTNQNALKHSQMATNNEIRADQNAAKAKETLHKSSKSNDLDENRTASNDDRGKEQKMKDTPPTDTTTTPLTEADKEVLRLQGKVLKLQEKIAKLQHKVAELQGLNV; encoded by the exons ATGAAAGACAATTCTAAGGATGAACCGAATGGTGATCAGAGCGTATGCTTCTTGTGCTGTGCATGCGGGGGACATAGAAGAGAGACAATGACTCGCGTGAACTACACTTTGTTTCTTCTACTCGTCACAGTGTTATGTTTTGTACTTTCTGCTCCACGAATGCGAGATAAACTGAATGCTATTCCGCATTTCTGCAACGAAATGGTGGACTCAAAAAGTTGTGACAATCTAGTGGGTTACACGGCAGTTTATCGCGTGTGTTTTGGAACAGCTTTGTTTTATCTGTGTTTTTCCATGATGACGCTTAATGTGAAAAGCGTGGAAGAGATCCGTGCTCGGATTCACAATGGTTTTTGGTACATCAAGTTTCTGCTGTTGATTG ctttAATCACATCCTCGCTGTTAATACCACAGTCACTGTCATTTAATCGTGTATGGATGTATTTCGGCCTGGTCGGTGGATTCCTTTTTATCCTAATTCAACTTGTGGTGCTAGTTGATATGTCTCACTCGTGGAGTGAGACCTGGGTCGAGAAGATGGAGGAGGCCTCGACACCTTGTCGTTCAAGATGCTG GTATTTGTGCTTCCTTTCTTGTACCGGAATGCTGTTTATCTTATCCATGGTTGCTGTGATTTTATTTTACAAGTTCTTTGTGCGGGATGCTGAGTGTAAAACCAATTTATTCTTCGTCTCGTTCAGCTTGTGTCAGTGCGTAGCAGCGACAGTGATCAGCGTTCTTCCCAAGGTTCAGGAGGCGCAGTCAGGCACTG GTTTGTTTCAAGCCTCCGTCGTGATAGCTTACACCACGTATCTCACGTGGTCTGCCTTATCGCACGAGCCGGACGATCTGTGCAATCCTCCTGGTTACGTCATATCTGGATATGACCAGACGACTGGCTTGAGTTTGCAGGGAATTTTCAGCAGCCTATTTGTCTTTGTCATGCTCGTTTATGCCAGTCTTAGCACAGCCATGAGTGCATCAAACTTGA ACAGATGGCGTATTCACTACAAAGATCTTGAAACTAGGGCAAACAACCTTGCAACGAAAAAAAGCGACGATGTAGAGTCTGTAGTCAAGGAGGACGATCATGTAGCTTATAACTATTCCTTGTTCCATTTTGCAATGTCCTTGGCGTCATTGCACATTATGATGACGTTGACAAATTGGTACAGCCCGTCACCGGCTACAAACCTTAGGCAGCTTCAAAGATCATGGCCTGCGGTTTGGATCAAAATGGGTTCGAGTAGCGCATGCCTTTGCCTCTATATATGGGCATTGCTCGCCCCTGTGCTTCGTCCAATGTTTCAGAATTACGTCGATggtgaagaaaaagaaagtgaagaaaagtCAGATGCGGTCAGCACACTCCCAACGAATCAGAATGCTTTGAAACATTCTCAAATGGCAACAAATAACGAAATACGAGCTGATCAAAATGctgcaaaagcaaaagaaaCTCTGCATAAAAGTTCTAAATCGAACGATTTGGACGAAAATAGAACAGCCAGTAATGATGATAGgggaaaagaacaaaaaatgaaagatacgCCACCAACAGATACAACAACGACTCCCTTGACTGAGGCTGACAAGGAAGTGTTGAGACTCCaagggaaagttttaaaattgcaagaaaaaataGCTAAATTACAACATAAAGTAGCTGAACTTCAAGGATTAAATGTATAA
- the LOC131771677 gene encoding serine incorporator 1-like isoform X2 has protein sequence MKDNSKDEPNGDQSVCFLCCACGGHRRETMTRVNYTLFLLLVTVLCFVLSAPRMRDKLNAIPHFCNEMVDSKSCDNLVGYTAVYRVCFGTALFYLCFSMMTLNVKSVEEIRARIHNGFWYIKFLLLIALITSSLLIPQSLSFNRVWMYFGLVGGFLFILIQLVVLVDMSHSWSETWVEKMEEASTPCRSRCCLCQCVAATVISVLPKVQEAQSGTGLFQASVVIAYTTYLTWSALSHEPDDLCNPPGYVISGYDQTTGLSLQGIFSSLFVFVMLVYASLSTAMSASNLNRWRIHYKDLETRANNLATKKSDDVESVVKEDDHVAYNYSLFHFAMSLASLHIMMTLTNWYSPSPATNLRQLQRSWPAVWIKMGSSSACLCLYIWALLAPVLRPMFQNYVDGEEKESEEKSDAVSTLPTNQNALKHSQMATNNEIRADQNAAKAKETLHKSSKSNDLDENRTASNDDRGKEQKMKDTPPTDTTTTPLTEADKEVLRLQGKVLKLQEKIAKLQHKVAELQGLNV, from the exons ATGAAAGACAATTCTAAGGATGAACCGAATGGTGATCAGAGCGTATGCTTCTTGTGCTGTGCATGCGGGGGACATAGAAGAGAGACAATGACTCGCGTGAACTACACTTTGTTTCTTCTACTCGTCACAGTGTTATGTTTTGTACTTTCTGCTCCACGAATGCGAGATAAACTGAATGCTATTCCGCATTTCTGCAACGAAATGGTGGACTCAAAAAGTTGTGACAATCTAGTGGGTTACACGGCAGTTTATCGCGTGTGTTTTGGAACAGCTTTGTTTTATCTGTGTTTTTCCATGATGACGCTTAATGTGAAAAGCGTGGAAGAGATCCGTGCTCGGATTCACAATGGTTTTTGGTACATCAAGTTTCTGCTGTTGATTG ctttAATCACATCCTCGCTGTTAATACCACAGTCACTGTCATTTAATCGTGTATGGATGTATTTCGGCCTGGTCGGTGGATTCCTTTTTATCCTAATTCAACTTGTGGTGCTAGTTGATATGTCTCACTCGTGGAGTGAGACCTGGGTCGAGAAGATGGAGGAGGCCTCGACACCTTGTCGTTCAAGATGCTG CTTGTGTCAGTGCGTAGCAGCGACAGTGATCAGCGTTCTTCCCAAGGTTCAGGAGGCGCAGTCAGGCACTG GTTTGTTTCAAGCCTCCGTCGTGATAGCTTACACCACGTATCTCACGTGGTCTGCCTTATCGCACGAGCCGGACGATCTGTGCAATCCTCCTGGTTACGTCATATCTGGATATGACCAGACGACTGGCTTGAGTTTGCAGGGAATTTTCAGCAGCCTATTTGTCTTTGTCATGCTCGTTTATGCCAGTCTTAGCACAGCCATGAGTGCATCAAACTTGA ACAGATGGCGTATTCACTACAAAGATCTTGAAACTAGGGCAAACAACCTTGCAACGAAAAAAAGCGACGATGTAGAGTCTGTAGTCAAGGAGGACGATCATGTAGCTTATAACTATTCCTTGTTCCATTTTGCAATGTCCTTGGCGTCATTGCACATTATGATGACGTTGACAAATTGGTACAGCCCGTCACCGGCTACAAACCTTAGGCAGCTTCAAAGATCATGGCCTGCGGTTTGGATCAAAATGGGTTCGAGTAGCGCATGCCTTTGCCTCTATATATGGGCATTGCTCGCCCCTGTGCTTCGTCCAATGTTTCAGAATTACGTCGATggtgaagaaaaagaaagtgaagaaaagtCAGATGCGGTCAGCACACTCCCAACGAATCAGAATGCTTTGAAACATTCTCAAATGGCAACAAATAACGAAATACGAGCTGATCAAAATGctgcaaaagcaaaagaaaCTCTGCATAAAAGTTCTAAATCGAACGATTTGGACGAAAATAGAACAGCCAGTAATGATGATAGgggaaaagaacaaaaaatgaaagatacgCCACCAACAGATACAACAACGACTCCCTTGACTGAGGCTGACAAGGAAGTGTTGAGACTCCaagggaaagttttaaaattgcaagaaaaaataGCTAAATTACAACATAAAGTAGCTGAACTTCAAGGATTAAATGTATAA